The following proteins are encoded in a genomic region of Alosa alosa isolate M-15738 ecotype Scorff River chromosome 10, AALO_Geno_1.1, whole genome shotgun sequence:
- the rassf1 gene encoding ras association domain-containing protein 1 isoform X1, protein MSKCELIELKDLTLVDGIELAPPTAPQTPRQGRAAERPILGAVVRLVGDSVRVEEPPCLSGQPGEGHDFQPCSQAHLSWCDVCGEFIWGLYKQSVRCVNCKYTCHHRCQPFIQLDCYHSSAFFDQSDLFEETIETDTNVDEQIDWGKQELTASEIQKKVKEYNAQINGNLFMVLNRDGSYTGFIKVQFKLSRPVSLPPPRRSCSSQDGSWQESKGTKRRTSFYLPKDAAKHLHISSHTCAREVIEALLNKFTVVDNPAKFALFERTERQNQVYLRKLADDECPLQLRLCAGPSEKSLSLVIRENETGEVNWDAFTMPELHNFLRILQREEEEHIRQIVRRYTLTRERMKEALTNITTPG, encoded by the exons ATGTCAAAGTGTGAGCTCATAGAGCTGAAGGATCTCACGTTGGTTGATGGCATCGAGTTGGCCCCTCCAACAGCCCCTCAGACGCCAAGGCAGGGTCGGGCAGCAGAGCGTCCGATTTTGGGTGCAGTGGTGCGGCTGGTGGGGGACAGCGTAAGGGTGGAGGAGCCACCCTGCCTCAGTGGACAGCCAGGAGAGGGTCATGACTTCCAGCCTTGCAGTCAAGCGCACCTTTCCTGGTGTGACGTGTGTGGAGAGTTTATCTGGGGCCTCTACAAACAGAGTGTACGCTGTGTCA ATTGCAAGTATACTTGTCATCATCGTTGCCAGCCCTTCATACAGCTGGACTGCTATCATAGCAGTGCCTTCTTTGACCAATCTGACCTCTTTGAGGAGACCATAGAAACAGACACAAACGTG GATGAGCAGATTGACTGGGGAAAACAGGAACTGACTGCCAGTGAAATTCAGAAGAAGGTGAAGGAGTACAATGCTCAAATCAACGGCAACCTCTTCATGGTTCTT aATCGAGATGGCTCGTACACAGGTTTTATTAAGGTCCAGTTTAAGCTGTCAAGGCCTGTGTCTTTACCGCCACCTCGCCGAAGCTGCTCCAGCCAGGATGGCTCTTGGCAGGAGAGCAAAGGAACAAAGCGTCGAACATCCTTCTATCTGCCGAAGGATGCAGCCAAGCACCTCCACATCAGTTCCCACACATGTGCCCGTGAGGTTATTGAAGCTCTGTTGAACAAGTTCACAGTGGTGGATAATCCCGCTAAATTCGCCCTGTTTGAACGCACAGAACGACAGAACCAAG TCTACTTACGGAAACTAGCTGATGACGAATGCCCTCTTCAGTTGCGTTTGTGTGCGGGGCCCAGTGAGAAATCCCTGAGTCTGGTGATCAGAGAAAATGAGACTGGAGAGGTCAAC TGGGATGCCTTTACGATGCCCGAGCTTCACAATTTTCTGAGGATCCTTCAgcgagaggaggaagagcacaTACGTCAGATCGTCCGGCGGTACACATTGACCCGTGAGAGAATGAAGGAGGCACTAACCAACATCACAACACCAGGATGA
- the hyal2b gene encoding hyaluronidase-2, whose translation MPHLLGFQSGQELGLKLLVWISLWDFLCSHELKTTRWPLYSQKPLILAWNAPTEDCTPRHGVRFQLDQFDIVASPNEGFVRQNLTIFYKDRLGRYPYYERNREPVNGGIPQSASLTQHLEKMPDDVGYYIRDPTAKGLAVIDWEEWRPLWIRNWEAKDVYREHSRRLVAQKNPIWSSDQVAKVAQQEFELSARKFMLETLRTAKSLRPGQLWGFYLFPDCYNHDYRSGLENYTGRCPDVEMARNEQLQWLWTESTALFPSIYVAPALRSTLSGRQFVRNRVKEGMRLASTGNGTARPVFVYTRPTYANELTLLTENDLISTVGESVALGAAGVILWGDATYASSNASCSRLNVYLRGPLGRYLLNVSTAAEQCSKALCGWRGRCLRRNTETDAYLHLNPLTHSIQEQGGRLHVRGQLGTQDQLRLRESFQCQCYTGHRGEDCSQKEPGRNHAASVWRVWLPSFMLPLVLLTLLH comes from the exons ATGCCTCACTTACTTGGGTTCCAGTCTGGCCAGGAGCTAGGGCTGAAGCTTCTGGTCTGGATTTCCCTCTGGGATTTTCTCTGTTCACATGAGCTGAAGACGACGAGATGGCCTCTCTATTCCCAGAAGCCCCTGATCCTGGCCTGGAACGCTCCCACTGAGGACTGCACCCCTCGGCATGGCGTCCGCTTCCAGCTGGACCAATTTGACATTGTAGCGTCACCCAACGAGGGCTTCGTCCGCCAGAACCTTACCATCTTCTACAAAGACCGCCTGGGGCGGTATCCATACTATGAGCGCAACCGGGAGCCTGTAAACGGTGGCATCCCACAGAGTGCCAGCCTCACTCAGCACCTGGAGAAGATGCCCGATGATGTGGGCTACTACATACGGGACCCCACAGCAAAAGGTCTTGCTGTCATTGACTGGGAAGAGTGGCGTCCTCTTTGGATCCGTAACTGGGAGGCGAAGGATGTGTACCGGGAACACTCACGACGCCTGGTGGCCCAGAAGAACCCAATTTGGTCCTCAGACCAGGTGGCCAAAGTGGCTCAGCAGGAATTCGAGTTGTCGGCTCGCAAGTTCATGCTGGAGACCCTACGGACGGCCAAGAGCTTGCGTCCTGGACAGCTGTGGGGCTTCTATCTCTTTCCCGACTGCTACAACCACGACTACCGCAGCGGGCTGGAGAACTATACGGGCCGCTGTCCAGATGTGGAGATGGCACGCAATGAGCAGTTACAGTGGCTGTGGACAGAGAGCACGGCACTATTCCCCTCCATCTACGTGGCCCCAGCGCTCCGCTCCACACTCTCTGGACGCCAGTTCGTCCGTAACAGGGTTAAGGAGGGCATGCGGCTGGCATCGACGGGCAATGGGACGGCGAGACCTGTCTTTGTGTACACACGACCCACCTATGCCAACGAGCTGACGCTGCTAACAGAG AATGACCTGATCTCCACTGTTGGGGAGAGCGTAGCTTTGGGGGCCGCAGGAGTTATCCTCTGGGGCGATGCCACCTACGCCAGCAGCAAC gCCAGCTGCTCCAGGCTTAACGTGTACTTGCGTGGTCCACTGGGTCGCTACCTTCTCAACGTGTCCACGGCAGCAGAGCAGTGCAGCAAGGCACTGTGCGGGTGGCGCGGCCGCTGCCTGCGCAGGAACACGGAGACGGACGCCTACCTGCACCTCAACCCGCTGACCCACAGCATCCAGGAGCAGGGCGGTCGGCTGCACGTGCGGGGCCAGCTCGGAACACAGGATCAGCTGAGGCTGCGGGAGAGCTTCCAGTGTCAGTGCTACACGGGCCACCGAGGAGAGGACTGCTCGCAGAAGGAGCCTGGACGCAACCACGCAGCCTCAGTCTGGCGTGTCTGGCTCCCCAGTTTCATGCTCCCACTCGTACTGCTGACACTGCTGCATTGA
- the rassf1 gene encoding ras association domain-containing protein 1 isoform X2: MSESKKADCAEQIPSFEKTWGSTTSSGYCSEDDSDAELEHFFTARTSFFHKPNRQDEQIDWGKQELTASEIQKKVKEYNAQINGNLFMVLNRDGSYTGFIKVQFKLSRPVSLPPPRRSCSSQDGSWQESKGTKRRTSFYLPKDAAKHLHISSHTCAREVIEALLNKFTVVDNPAKFALFERTERQNQVYLRKLADDECPLQLRLCAGPSEKSLSLVIRENETGEVNWDAFTMPELHNFLRILQREEEEHIRQIVRRYTLTRERMKEALTNITTPG; encoded by the exons ATGAGTGAAAGTAAGAAGGCCGATTGCGCGGAACAAATTCCATCTTTTGAGAAGACATGGGGCAGCACAACCAGTAGCGGTTACTGCAGCGAGGATGATTCGGACGCAGAGCTAGAACACTTTTTCACTGCCCGCACGTCTTTTTTTCATAAACCAAATAGACAG GATGAGCAGATTGACTGGGGAAAACAGGAACTGACTGCCAGTGAAATTCAGAAGAAGGTGAAGGAGTACAATGCTCAAATCAACGGCAACCTCTTCATGGTTCTT aATCGAGATGGCTCGTACACAGGTTTTATTAAGGTCCAGTTTAAGCTGTCAAGGCCTGTGTCTTTACCGCCACCTCGCCGAAGCTGCTCCAGCCAGGATGGCTCTTGGCAGGAGAGCAAAGGAACAAAGCGTCGAACATCCTTCTATCTGCCGAAGGATGCAGCCAAGCACCTCCACATCAGTTCCCACACATGTGCCCGTGAGGTTATTGAAGCTCTGTTGAACAAGTTCACAGTGGTGGATAATCCCGCTAAATTCGCCCTGTTTGAACGCACAGAACGACAGAACCAAG TCTACTTACGGAAACTAGCTGATGACGAATGCCCTCTTCAGTTGCGTTTGTGTGCGGGGCCCAGTGAGAAATCCCTGAGTCTGGTGATCAGAGAAAATGAGACTGGAGAGGTCAAC TGGGATGCCTTTACGATGCCCGAGCTTCACAATTTTCTGAGGATCCTTCAgcgagaggaggaagagcacaTACGTCAGATCGTCCGGCGGTACACATTGACCCGTGAGAGAATGAAGGAGGCACTAACCAACATCACAACACCAGGATGA
- the tusc2b gene encoding tumor suppressor 2, mitochondrial calcium regulator b: MGGSGSKTKSYWPFSGSGGGDEQAKEGNDQSLARPRSFRTATPFVFTRRSSLYYDEDGDLAHEFYEEIVVTKNGRKKAKLKRIQKNLISQGMVKLDHPCIHADFPVVICEG, translated from the exons ATGGGAGGCAGCGGCTCCAAAACCAAAAGCTATTGGCCATTTTCTGGTTCTGGTGGCGGTGATGAACAAGCCAAAGAGGGAAATGATCAGTCATTGGCACGCCCGCGAAGTTTCAGGACTGCAACTCCCTTCGTGTTTACCAGACGAAG CTCACTTTACTATGACGAGGACGGAGACCTGGCCCACGAATTTTATGAGGAAATCGTGGTGACAAAAAATGGTCGGAAGAAGGCCAAATTGAAACGGATTCAGAAGAACCTTATATCTCAG GGAATGGTCAAGCTGGATCACCCTTGCATCCACGCAGATTTTCCAGTGGTCATCTGTGAGGGTTGA